In Chloroflexota bacterium, the DNA window GCGAACACGTCGCGCACGGTCATGGGGCCGAGGGCTTGGTGATGACCGGTAATGACCATCTCGTTGGGCTTCAAACGATCCAGGAAGGCGAGCGCATGCAGGCGCGCCTCGTCCAGTTGGTTGAGCGCCTCCTCGAGGGTGAGCGCAGGTCCCCCTGCGATCGCCGCCATGCGCTCGGGTGACGCCATGTCGCGGGCAAGCGGCGCCCCGGGGGATGCGATGAGCTGCTCGGCGCGCTTGACGTACGAGTAGTGCATCTCCGCCACATGACCGAGAAGCTCCATCGCGCACCACTCTCCTGGCGCCGGGTGGACGAGGCGGAGCGATTCGGGGAAGGCAAGCGCTTCGTCGCGCAGCTCGGTATGCACGTGGTTGAGGAGCGCAGCCAGTTCGGCCTTATCGGCGGCTAGAGAATCCATGGCGCCCCTTCACTCGCGTGATTGCTCGGCCCTCACGGCTGGCTGACGCCTCTAGTGTAGCGCCACGTGTTAGAGCCCCGGCGAATCGCACACGAGGAGCTGATAGCCGGCGGGGTGGGT includes these proteins:
- a CDS encoding DinB family protein; the encoded protein is MDSLAADKAELAALLNHVHTELRDEALAFPESLRLVHPAPGEWCAMELLGHVAEMHYSYVKRAEQLIASPGAPLARDMASPERMAAIAGGPALTLEEALNQLDEARLHALAFLDRLKPNEMVITGHHQALGPMTVRDVFARTIVGHAQNHLQQLRATREQIEAAASADG